In Phyllopteryx taeniolatus isolate TA_2022b chromosome 1, UOR_Ptae_1.2, whole genome shotgun sequence, the following proteins share a genomic window:
- the brpf3b gene encoding bromodomain and PHD finger-containing protein 3 isoform X3: MRKPRRKGLVSPGSGTDDRKYKGTPVGGCGVGARQRSPSPYSFKASPSRETLSYAQAQKVVEVELDGRLHRISVLEPLAVITEDEMMAQDISECNSNKENSEQPSPTVSATQAVGKAITPRGRRKDSKCPSFKSAAPSKNHCARVQSQTPEKLNATHNHLIPLPEPSFHFVDTFTQVEAPPLPTAYYRYIERSAEETEALAEYDMDEEDSAWLEMINAGRTEEGCAALSADIFELLVDRLEDEAYREARARVPSQNAIDDDDAFCCVCLDDECLNSNVILFCDACNLAVHQECYGVPYIPEGQWLCRCCLQSPQKPVDCVLCPNRGGAFKQTSDGRWAHVVCAIWIPEVCFANTVFLEPVEGVSNIPPARWKLTCYLCKQKGRGASIQCHKANCYTAFHVTCAQRAGLFMKIDPVRETSVNGTTFSVRKTAFCESHSPAGQDGISDEESEGRVVGSKGRASRGRSAYTDGPATPKKGRKSESDGKMDKKKGKKDTGSPTLKNASPKVLVPEIPTSRLNAICKGILFQKKNQFMQRLHSYWLLKRQSRNGVPLVRHLHSNVQSQRNTEEPEVVDEQVSAARGALRYWQKLRHDLEKARLLVELIRKREKLKREQIKVHQAALELELTPMLLLLRSTMDQLQEKDTAEIFAEPVNIKEVPDYMEFISRPMDFTTMRSKLENHTYRSVADLEEDFNLMVSNCLLYNSKDTIFHRAALRLRDLGGAVLRHAQRQATNMGLELETGMHLPESLQKRKFYSCTWEDVDSVLNPENRLHMSVEEQLKELLDKLDFVSSMRCSGARTRRMRLLRREIHNIRFRQGPHRQGLRNGRRKEDSDEDDEEEEDDEDDKAEGSKAETCLLTSDKEDLKSTSPPTLEPTGPAPPPRLGDAPLEPPTLRPISKEPPLSGWPCKRRKIVDGLADSDAEHIGCTKAQETSPPESFHSEGQVVSNGLPDLSTPTSPHAGGVGRRTSVLFKKAKNGAKMFRDNPLPDGKGSQDDSTSSSLSASSTPSSTPLSTPTKSPQKAIEPPCLNDPWTPRRDMSSDGELDKALNQSLKSGLTNGFDKRKDGGSDGEYSPCPVLRKEIAAAPKRSLGKPALSKVPFLEFVNGDADYTGNGSQTSEDETELEPLDLVWAKCRGYPSYPALIIDPEMPEEGLLLNGVPIPVPPKDVLRLGERRQEESSQRLYLVLFFDNKRTWWDARSGLQEMLRSYIQEHSVEINRQWLTRDKVTPLGVDNTADKLRIMEGRKPSLRKSVQVAYDRAMIHQSRVSHSQGFVTSNFL; the protein is encoded by the exons ATGAGGAAGCCACGCCGAAAAGGCCTGGTGAGCCCAGGAAGTGGCACAGATGACAGGAAGTACAAGGGCACACCAGTTGGTGGTTGCGGTGTTGGTGCCCGCCAGCGATCCCCATCCCCGTACAGTTTCAAAGCATCTCCGAGCAGAGAAACACTGAGCTATGCACAGGCTCAGAAGGTTGTGGAAGTGGAGCTGGATGGCCGGCTTCACCGCATCTCCGTTTTGGAGCCCTTGGCCGTCATCACCGAAGACGAAATGATGGCGCAGGACATTAGTGAGTGTAACAGCAACAAAGAAAACAGCGAGCAGCCATCGCCTACTGTCAGTGCTACGCAAGCTGTCGGCAAAGCCATCACGCCCCGCGGCCGCCGAAAAGACTCTAAGTGTCCGTCTTTCAAGTCTGCGGCACCGTCGAAAAACCACTGCGCCCGTGTTCAATCGCAAACGCCTGAAAAGTTAAATGCAACACACAATCACCTAATACCCCTCCCTGAGCCTTCGTTTCACTTTGTAGACACTTTCACCCAAGTCGAGGCACCGCCTCTGCCCACGGCATACTACCGCTACATCGAACGTTCGGCCGAGGAGACGGAAGCTCTGGCTGAATACGACATGGACGAGGAAGACTCGGCCTGGTTGGAGATGATCAATGCTGGCCGGACAGAGGAGGGCTGCGCTGCGCTATCCGCAGACATCTTTGAGCTGCTGGTAGACCGCCTCGAAGACGAGGCTTACCGGGAGGCACGCGCCCGGGTGCCCTCTCAGAACGCCATTGACGACGACGACGCCTTCTGCTGCGTGTGCCTGGACGACGAGTGCCTCAACAGCAACGTCATCCTCTTCTGTGACGCGTGCAATTTAGCCGTGCACCAGGAATGCTACGGCGTTCCCTATATCCCCGAGGGCCAGTGGCTGTGCCGCTGCTGCCTTCAGTCCCCTCAGAAACCCGTTGACTGTGTGCTTTGCCCCAACAGAGGCGGAGCCTTTAAGCAAACCAGCGATGGTCGCTGGGCGCATGTAGTTTGCGCTATCTGGATCCCCGAAGTCTGTTTTGCTAATACAGTCTTTTTGGAACCAGTGGAAGGTGTCAGTAACATTCCCCCAGCACGCTGGAAACTTACCTGCTACCTGTGTAAGCAGAAAGGCCGCGGGGCATCCATCCAGTGCCACAAGGCCAACTGTTACACTGCGTTTCACGTCACTTGCGCACAGCGTGCTGGCCTGTTCATGAAAATCGACCCAGTGCGAGAGACAAGCGTCAACGGGACCACATTCTCGGTCAGGAAGACGGCATTCTGTGAGAGTCATTCACCTGCAGGCCAAGACGGCATCTCTGACGAGGAGAGTGAAGGGCGCGTGGTGGGCAGCAAAGGGAGGGCCAGTCGAGGGCGCAGTGCCTACACAGACGGTCCCGCGACaccaaaaaaaggcagaaagtCTGAGAGTGATGGCAAGATGGATAAAAAGAAAGGGAAGAAGGACACAGGCTCCCCAACACTGAAGAATGCTTCGCCAAAAGTGTTAGTGCCTGAAATACCCACAAGCAG GTTGAATGCCATCTGCAAAGGTATTCTCTTTCAAAAGAAGAACCAGTTCATGCAAAGGCTGCATAGCTACTGGTTACTGAAGCGTCAGTCCAGGAACGGTGTGCCGCTGGTCCGCCATTTGCACTCGAATGTCCAATCCCAACGGAATACTGAAGAG CCTGAGGTGGTTGATGAACAAGTATCTGCAGCCAGAGGGGCTCTGAGATATTGGCAGAAGCTTCGACATGACCTTGAAAAGGCCAGGCTGCTGGTGGAGCTCATCCGTAAAAGGGAGAAACTCAAACGAGAACAG ATCAAAGTCCATCAAGCAGCTCTGGAGCTGGAGTTGACCCCGATGTTGTTGTTGCTCCGCTCCACTATGGACCAACTGCAGGAGAAGGACACAGCTGAGATCTTTGCAGAGCCAGTCAACATCAAGGAG GTACCAGACTACATGGAGTTCATAAGTCGTCCAATGGACTTTACAACTATGCGCTCCAAGCTAGAAAATCATACCTATCGTTCTGTGGCTGACCTGGAAGAGGACTTCAACCTGATGGTGTCCAACTGCCTCCTGTACAACAGCAAGGACACCATCTTCCACCGCGCTGCACTGCGTCTTCGGGACCTTGGGGGAGCCGTGTTGCGCCATGCCCAACGACAAGCCACCAACATGGGCCTGGAGCTGGAGACCGGCATGCACCTACCTGAGTCACTGCAGAAGCGCAAATTTTACAGCTGCACATGGGAGGATG TGGACAGTGTGCTGAACCCTGAAAACCGGCTTCATATGAGTGTGGAGGAGCAGCTGAAGGAGCTGCTGGACAAGCTGGACTTCGTCAGTTCCATGCGATGCAGCGGTGCTCGCACGCGACGTATGCGCCTGCTCCGCCGCGAGATCCACAACATTCGGTTCCGGCAGGGTCCGCACCGCCAAGGCCTTCGCAACGGTCGTCGAAAAGAAGACAgcgatgaggatgatgaagaggaggaagacgacgAAGACGACAAGGCCGAAGGCTCAAAGGCAGAAACCTGCCTTTTAACTTCCGACAAAG AAGACCTCAAATCCACCTCGCCCCCAACACTGGAACCCACCGGGCCGGCCCCTCCTCCACGACTGGGAGACGCACCCCTGGAGCCTCCCACGCTGCGGCCGATATCCAAGGAGCCGCCGCTCTCAGGCTGGCCCTGCAAACGGCGAAAGATAGTCGACGGCCTCGCCGACAGCGACGCAGAGCACATCGGTTGCACTAAAGCTCAGGAGACGTCGCCGCCGGAAAGTTTTCACAGCGAGGGGCAGGTGGTGTCCAACGGCCTCCCAGACCTAAGCACCCCCACGAGTCCGCACGCTGGGGGCGTTGGACGAAGGACCTCTGTGTTAttcaaaaaggcaaaaaatggTGCAAAGATGTTCAGAGACAATCCTTTGCCCGATGGCAAGGGGTCGCAGGACGACAGTACAAGCTCCTCACTTTCCGcgtccagcaccccctctagtACACCTTTATCCACTCCTACCAAAAGCCCTCAAAAAGCCATAGAACCCCCCTGCCTGAATGACCCATGGACCCCCAGGCGAGACATGAGCTCAGATGGAGAACTGGACAAAGCACTGAATCAAAGTCTGAAAAGTG GACTGACCAATGGCTTCGACAAGCGCAAAGACGGCGGGTCCGACGGCGAATACAGCCCCTGTCCGGTCCTCCgcaaagaaat TGCTGCAGCACCCAAACGAAGCCTGGGGAAACCTGCTCTTTCCAAAGTTCCCTTCCTGGAGTTCGTCAATGGAGATGCTGATTACACCG GTAACGGCAGCCAAACATCTGAGGATGAGACTGAGCTCGAGCCTCTAGACCTGGTTTGGGCCAAGTGTCGAGGATATCCCTCTTATCCCGCCCTG ATCATCGACCCGGAGATGCCGGAAGAGGGTCTGCTGCTCAACGGAGTGCCCATCCCAGTCCCGCCCAAAGATGTCCTCCGACTGGGGGAGCGGAGGCAGGAGGAGAGCAGCCAGAGGCTCTACTTGGTGCTCTTCTTCGACAACAAACGAACATGGTGGGACGCGCGTTCCGGTCTTCAAGAAATGTTGCGCTCATATATACAAGAGCACTCAGTAGAGATTAATag
- the brpf3b gene encoding bromodomain and PHD finger-containing protein 3 isoform X6 translates to MFQAGTCDWWPMRKPRRKGLVSPGSGTDDRKYKGTPVGGCGVGARQRSPSPYSFKASPSRETLSYAQAQKVVEVELDGRLHRISVLEPLAVITEDEMMAQDISECNSNKENSEQPSPTVSATQAVGKAITPRGRRKDSKCPSFKSAAPSKNHCARVQSQTPEKLNATHNHLIPLPEPSFHFVDTFTQVEAPPLPTAYYRYIERSAEETEALAEYDMDEEDSAWLEMINAGRTEEGCAALSADIFELLVDRLEDEAYREARARVPSQNAIDDDDAFCCVCLDDECLNSNVILFCDACNLAVHQECYGVPYIPEGQWLCRCCLQSPQKPVDCVLCPNRGGAFKQTSDGRWAHVVCAIWIPEVCFANTVFLEPVEGVSNIPPARWKLTCYLCKQKGRGASIQCHKANCYTAFHVTCAQRAGLFMKIDPVRETSVNGTTFSVRKTAFCESHSPAGQDGISDEESEGRVVGSKGRASRGRSAYTDGPATPKKGRKSESDGKMDKKKGKKDTGSPTLKNASPKVLVPEIPTSRLNAICKGILFQKKNQFMQRLHSYWLLKRQSRNGVPLVRHLHSNVQSQRNTEEPEVVDEQVSAARGALRYWQKLRHDLEKARLLVELIRKREKLKREQIKVHQAALELELTPMLLLLRSTMDQLQEKDTAEIFAEPVNIKEVPDYMEFISRPMDFTTMRSKLENHTYRSVADLEEDFNLMVSNCLLYNSKDTIFHRAALRLRDLGGAVLRHAQRQATNMGLELETGMHLPESLQKRKFYSCTWEDVDSVLNPENRLHMSVEEQLKELLDKLDFVSSMRCSGARTRRMRLLRREIHNIRFRQGPHRQGLRNGRRKEDSDEDDEEEEDDEDDKAEGSKAETCLLTSDKGLTNGFDKRKDGGSDGEYSPCPVLRKEIAAAPKRSLGKPALSKVPFLEFVNGDADYTGNGSQTSEDETELEPLDLVWAKCRGYPSYPALIIDPEMPEEGLLLNGVPIPVPPKDVLRLGERRQEESSQRLYLVLFFDNKRTWWDARSGLQEMLRSYIQEHSVEINRQWLTRDKVTPLGVDNTADKLRIMEGRKPSLRKSVQVAYDRAMIHQSRVSHSQGFVTSNFL, encoded by the exons ATGTTTCAG GCAGGAACGTGTGATTGGTGGCCTATGAGGAAGCCACGCCGAAAAGGCCTGGTGAGCCCAGGAAGTGGCACAGATGACAGGAAGTACAAGGGCACACCAGTTGGTGGTTGCGGTGTTGGTGCCCGCCAGCGATCCCCATCCCCGTACAGTTTCAAAGCATCTCCGAGCAGAGAAACACTGAGCTATGCACAGGCTCAGAAGGTTGTGGAAGTGGAGCTGGATGGCCGGCTTCACCGCATCTCCGTTTTGGAGCCCTTGGCCGTCATCACCGAAGACGAAATGATGGCGCAGGACATTAGTGAGTGTAACAGCAACAAAGAAAACAGCGAGCAGCCATCGCCTACTGTCAGTGCTACGCAAGCTGTCGGCAAAGCCATCACGCCCCGCGGCCGCCGAAAAGACTCTAAGTGTCCGTCTTTCAAGTCTGCGGCACCGTCGAAAAACCACTGCGCCCGTGTTCAATCGCAAACGCCTGAAAAGTTAAATGCAACACACAATCACCTAATACCCCTCCCTGAGCCTTCGTTTCACTTTGTAGACACTTTCACCCAAGTCGAGGCACCGCCTCTGCCCACGGCATACTACCGCTACATCGAACGTTCGGCCGAGGAGACGGAAGCTCTGGCTGAATACGACATGGACGAGGAAGACTCGGCCTGGTTGGAGATGATCAATGCTGGCCGGACAGAGGAGGGCTGCGCTGCGCTATCCGCAGACATCTTTGAGCTGCTGGTAGACCGCCTCGAAGACGAGGCTTACCGGGAGGCACGCGCCCGGGTGCCCTCTCAGAACGCCATTGACGACGACGACGCCTTCTGCTGCGTGTGCCTGGACGACGAGTGCCTCAACAGCAACGTCATCCTCTTCTGTGACGCGTGCAATTTAGCCGTGCACCAGGAATGCTACGGCGTTCCCTATATCCCCGAGGGCCAGTGGCTGTGCCGCTGCTGCCTTCAGTCCCCTCAGAAACCCGTTGACTGTGTGCTTTGCCCCAACAGAGGCGGAGCCTTTAAGCAAACCAGCGATGGTCGCTGGGCGCATGTAGTTTGCGCTATCTGGATCCCCGAAGTCTGTTTTGCTAATACAGTCTTTTTGGAACCAGTGGAAGGTGTCAGTAACATTCCCCCAGCACGCTGGAAACTTACCTGCTACCTGTGTAAGCAGAAAGGCCGCGGGGCATCCATCCAGTGCCACAAGGCCAACTGTTACACTGCGTTTCACGTCACTTGCGCACAGCGTGCTGGCCTGTTCATGAAAATCGACCCAGTGCGAGAGACAAGCGTCAACGGGACCACATTCTCGGTCAGGAAGACGGCATTCTGTGAGAGTCATTCACCTGCAGGCCAAGACGGCATCTCTGACGAGGAGAGTGAAGGGCGCGTGGTGGGCAGCAAAGGGAGGGCCAGTCGAGGGCGCAGTGCCTACACAGACGGTCCCGCGACaccaaaaaaaggcagaaagtCTGAGAGTGATGGCAAGATGGATAAAAAGAAAGGGAAGAAGGACACAGGCTCCCCAACACTGAAGAATGCTTCGCCAAAAGTGTTAGTGCCTGAAATACCCACAAGCAG GTTGAATGCCATCTGCAAAGGTATTCTCTTTCAAAAGAAGAACCAGTTCATGCAAAGGCTGCATAGCTACTGGTTACTGAAGCGTCAGTCCAGGAACGGTGTGCCGCTGGTCCGCCATTTGCACTCGAATGTCCAATCCCAACGGAATACTGAAGAG CCTGAGGTGGTTGATGAACAAGTATCTGCAGCCAGAGGGGCTCTGAGATATTGGCAGAAGCTTCGACATGACCTTGAAAAGGCCAGGCTGCTGGTGGAGCTCATCCGTAAAAGGGAGAAACTCAAACGAGAACAG ATCAAAGTCCATCAAGCAGCTCTGGAGCTGGAGTTGACCCCGATGTTGTTGTTGCTCCGCTCCACTATGGACCAACTGCAGGAGAAGGACACAGCTGAGATCTTTGCAGAGCCAGTCAACATCAAGGAG GTACCAGACTACATGGAGTTCATAAGTCGTCCAATGGACTTTACAACTATGCGCTCCAAGCTAGAAAATCATACCTATCGTTCTGTGGCTGACCTGGAAGAGGACTTCAACCTGATGGTGTCCAACTGCCTCCTGTACAACAGCAAGGACACCATCTTCCACCGCGCTGCACTGCGTCTTCGGGACCTTGGGGGAGCCGTGTTGCGCCATGCCCAACGACAAGCCACCAACATGGGCCTGGAGCTGGAGACCGGCATGCACCTACCTGAGTCACTGCAGAAGCGCAAATTTTACAGCTGCACATGGGAGGATG TGGACAGTGTGCTGAACCCTGAAAACCGGCTTCATATGAGTGTGGAGGAGCAGCTGAAGGAGCTGCTGGACAAGCTGGACTTCGTCAGTTCCATGCGATGCAGCGGTGCTCGCACGCGACGTATGCGCCTGCTCCGCCGCGAGATCCACAACATTCGGTTCCGGCAGGGTCCGCACCGCCAAGGCCTTCGCAACGGTCGTCGAAAAGAAGACAgcgatgaggatgatgaagaggaggaagacgacgAAGACGACAAGGCCGAAGGCTCAAAGGCAGAAACCTGCCTTTTAACTTCCGACAAAG GACTGACCAATGGCTTCGACAAGCGCAAAGACGGCGGGTCCGACGGCGAATACAGCCCCTGTCCGGTCCTCCgcaaagaaat TGCTGCAGCACCCAAACGAAGCCTGGGGAAACCTGCTCTTTCCAAAGTTCCCTTCCTGGAGTTCGTCAATGGAGATGCTGATTACACCG GTAACGGCAGCCAAACATCTGAGGATGAGACTGAGCTCGAGCCTCTAGACCTGGTTTGGGCCAAGTGTCGAGGATATCCCTCTTATCCCGCCCTG ATCATCGACCCGGAGATGCCGGAAGAGGGTCTGCTGCTCAACGGAGTGCCCATCCCAGTCCCGCCCAAAGATGTCCTCCGACTGGGGGAGCGGAGGCAGGAGGAGAGCAGCCAGAGGCTCTACTTGGTGCTCTTCTTCGACAACAAACGAACATGGTGGGACGCGCGTTCCGGTCTTCAAGAAATGTTGCGCTCATATATACAAGAGCACTCAGTAGAGATTAATag
- the brpf3b gene encoding bromodomain and PHD finger-containing protein 3 isoform X2 yields MFQAGTCDWWPMRKPRRKGLVSPGSGTDDRKYKGTPVGGCGVGARQRSPSPYSFKASPSRETLSYAQAQKVVEVELDGRLHRISVLEPLAVITEDEMMAQDISECNSNKENSEQPSPTVSATQAVGKAITPRGRRKDSKCPSFKSAAPSKNHCARVQSQTPEKLNATHNHLIPLPEPSFHFVDTFTQVEAPPLPTAYYRYIERSAEETEALAEYDMDEEDSAWLEMINAGRTEEGCAALSADIFELLVDRLEDEAYREARARVPSQNAIDDDDAFCCVCLDDECLNSNVILFCDACNLAVHQECYGVPYIPEGQWLCRCCLQSPQKPVDCVLCPNRGGAFKQTSDGRWAHVVCAIWIPEVCFANTVFLEPVEGVSNIPPARWKLTCYLCKQKGRGASIQCHKANCYTAFHVTCAQRAGLFMKIDPVRETSVNGTTFSVRKTAFCESHSPAGQDGISDEESEGRVVGSKGRASRGRSAYTDGPATPKKGRKSESDGKMDKKKGKKDTGSPTLKNASPKVLVPEIPTSRLNAICKGILFQKKNQFMQRLHSYWLLKRQSRNGVPLVRHLHSNVQSQRNTEEPEVVDEQVSAARGALRYWQKLRHDLEKARLLVELIRKREKLKREQIKVHQAALELELTPMLLLLRSTMDQLQEKDTAEIFAEPVNIKEVPDYMEFISRPMDFTTMRSKLENHTYRSVADLEEDFNLMVSNCLLYNSKDTIFHRAALRLRDLGGAVLRHAQRQATNMGLELETGMHLPESLQKRKFYSCTWEDVDSVLNPENRLHMSVEEQLKELLDKLDFVSSMRCSGARTRRMRLLRREIHNIRFRQGPHRQGLRNGRRKEDSDEDDEEEEDDEDDKAEGSKAETCLLTSDKDLKSTSPPTLEPTGPAPPPRLGDAPLEPPTLRPISKEPPLSGWPCKRRKIVDGLADSDAEHIGCTKAQETSPPESFHSEGQVVSNGLPDLSTPTSPHAGGVGRRTSVLFKKAKNGAKMFRDNPLPDGKGSQDDSTSSSLSASSTPSSTPLSTPTKSPQKAIEPPCLNDPWTPRRDMSSDGELDKALNQSLKSGLTNGFDKRKDGGSDGEYSPCPVLRKEIAAAPKRSLGKPALSKVPFLEFVNGDADYTGNGSQTSEDETELEPLDLVWAKCRGYPSYPALIIDPEMPEEGLLLNGVPIPVPPKDVLRLGERRQEESSQRLYLVLFFDNKRTWWDARSGLQEMLRSYIQEHSVEINRQWLTRDKVTPLGVDNTADKLRIMEGRKPSLRKSVQVAYDRAMIHQSRVSHSQGFVTSNFL; encoded by the exons ATGTTTCAG GCAGGAACGTGTGATTGGTGGCCTATGAGGAAGCCACGCCGAAAAGGCCTGGTGAGCCCAGGAAGTGGCACAGATGACAGGAAGTACAAGGGCACACCAGTTGGTGGTTGCGGTGTTGGTGCCCGCCAGCGATCCCCATCCCCGTACAGTTTCAAAGCATCTCCGAGCAGAGAAACACTGAGCTATGCACAGGCTCAGAAGGTTGTGGAAGTGGAGCTGGATGGCCGGCTTCACCGCATCTCCGTTTTGGAGCCCTTGGCCGTCATCACCGAAGACGAAATGATGGCGCAGGACATTAGTGAGTGTAACAGCAACAAAGAAAACAGCGAGCAGCCATCGCCTACTGTCAGTGCTACGCAAGCTGTCGGCAAAGCCATCACGCCCCGCGGCCGCCGAAAAGACTCTAAGTGTCCGTCTTTCAAGTCTGCGGCACCGTCGAAAAACCACTGCGCCCGTGTTCAATCGCAAACGCCTGAAAAGTTAAATGCAACACACAATCACCTAATACCCCTCCCTGAGCCTTCGTTTCACTTTGTAGACACTTTCACCCAAGTCGAGGCACCGCCTCTGCCCACGGCATACTACCGCTACATCGAACGTTCGGCCGAGGAGACGGAAGCTCTGGCTGAATACGACATGGACGAGGAAGACTCGGCCTGGTTGGAGATGATCAATGCTGGCCGGACAGAGGAGGGCTGCGCTGCGCTATCCGCAGACATCTTTGAGCTGCTGGTAGACCGCCTCGAAGACGAGGCTTACCGGGAGGCACGCGCCCGGGTGCCCTCTCAGAACGCCATTGACGACGACGACGCCTTCTGCTGCGTGTGCCTGGACGACGAGTGCCTCAACAGCAACGTCATCCTCTTCTGTGACGCGTGCAATTTAGCCGTGCACCAGGAATGCTACGGCGTTCCCTATATCCCCGAGGGCCAGTGGCTGTGCCGCTGCTGCCTTCAGTCCCCTCAGAAACCCGTTGACTGTGTGCTTTGCCCCAACAGAGGCGGAGCCTTTAAGCAAACCAGCGATGGTCGCTGGGCGCATGTAGTTTGCGCTATCTGGATCCCCGAAGTCTGTTTTGCTAATACAGTCTTTTTGGAACCAGTGGAAGGTGTCAGTAACATTCCCCCAGCACGCTGGAAACTTACCTGCTACCTGTGTAAGCAGAAAGGCCGCGGGGCATCCATCCAGTGCCACAAGGCCAACTGTTACACTGCGTTTCACGTCACTTGCGCACAGCGTGCTGGCCTGTTCATGAAAATCGACCCAGTGCGAGAGACAAGCGTCAACGGGACCACATTCTCGGTCAGGAAGACGGCATTCTGTGAGAGTCATTCACCTGCAGGCCAAGACGGCATCTCTGACGAGGAGAGTGAAGGGCGCGTGGTGGGCAGCAAAGGGAGGGCCAGTCGAGGGCGCAGTGCCTACACAGACGGTCCCGCGACaccaaaaaaaggcagaaagtCTGAGAGTGATGGCAAGATGGATAAAAAGAAAGGGAAGAAGGACACAGGCTCCCCAACACTGAAGAATGCTTCGCCAAAAGTGTTAGTGCCTGAAATACCCACAAGCAG GTTGAATGCCATCTGCAAAGGTATTCTCTTTCAAAAGAAGAACCAGTTCATGCAAAGGCTGCATAGCTACTGGTTACTGAAGCGTCAGTCCAGGAACGGTGTGCCGCTGGTCCGCCATTTGCACTCGAATGTCCAATCCCAACGGAATACTGAAGAG CCTGAGGTGGTTGATGAACAAGTATCTGCAGCCAGAGGGGCTCTGAGATATTGGCAGAAGCTTCGACATGACCTTGAAAAGGCCAGGCTGCTGGTGGAGCTCATCCGTAAAAGGGAGAAACTCAAACGAGAACAG ATCAAAGTCCATCAAGCAGCTCTGGAGCTGGAGTTGACCCCGATGTTGTTGTTGCTCCGCTCCACTATGGACCAACTGCAGGAGAAGGACACAGCTGAGATCTTTGCAGAGCCAGTCAACATCAAGGAG GTACCAGACTACATGGAGTTCATAAGTCGTCCAATGGACTTTACAACTATGCGCTCCAAGCTAGAAAATCATACCTATCGTTCTGTGGCTGACCTGGAAGAGGACTTCAACCTGATGGTGTCCAACTGCCTCCTGTACAACAGCAAGGACACCATCTTCCACCGCGCTGCACTGCGTCTTCGGGACCTTGGGGGAGCCGTGTTGCGCCATGCCCAACGACAAGCCACCAACATGGGCCTGGAGCTGGAGACCGGCATGCACCTACCTGAGTCACTGCAGAAGCGCAAATTTTACAGCTGCACATGGGAGGATG TGGACAGTGTGCTGAACCCTGAAAACCGGCTTCATATGAGTGTGGAGGAGCAGCTGAAGGAGCTGCTGGACAAGCTGGACTTCGTCAGTTCCATGCGATGCAGCGGTGCTCGCACGCGACGTATGCGCCTGCTCCGCCGCGAGATCCACAACATTCGGTTCCGGCAGGGTCCGCACCGCCAAGGCCTTCGCAACGGTCGTCGAAAAGAAGACAgcgatgaggatgatgaagaggaggaagacgacgAAGACGACAAGGCCGAAGGCTCAAAGGCAGAAACCTGCCTTTTAACTTCCGACAAAG ACCTCAAATCCACCTCGCCCCCAACACTGGAACCCACCGGGCCGGCCCCTCCTCCACGACTGGGAGACGCACCCCTGGAGCCTCCCACGCTGCGGCCGATATCCAAGGAGCCGCCGCTCTCAGGCTGGCCCTGCAAACGGCGAAAGATAGTCGACGGCCTCGCCGACAGCGACGCAGAGCACATCGGTTGCACTAAAGCTCAGGAGACGTCGCCGCCGGAAAGTTTTCACAGCGAGGGGCAGGTGGTGTCCAACGGCCTCCCAGACCTAAGCACCCCCACGAGTCCGCACGCTGGGGGCGTTGGACGAAGGACCTCTGTGTTAttcaaaaaggcaaaaaatggTGCAAAGATGTTCAGAGACAATCCTTTGCCCGATGGCAAGGGGTCGCAGGACGACAGTACAAGCTCCTCACTTTCCGcgtccagcaccccctctagtACACCTTTATCCACTCCTACCAAAAGCCCTCAAAAAGCCATAGAACCCCCCTGCCTGAATGACCCATGGACCCCCAGGCGAGACATGAGCTCAGATGGAGAACTGGACAAAGCACTGAATCAAAGTCTGAAAAGTG GACTGACCAATGGCTTCGACAAGCGCAAAGACGGCGGGTCCGACGGCGAATACAGCCCCTGTCCGGTCCTCCgcaaagaaat TGCTGCAGCACCCAAACGAAGCCTGGGGAAACCTGCTCTTTCCAAAGTTCCCTTCCTGGAGTTCGTCAATGGAGATGCTGATTACACCG GTAACGGCAGCCAAACATCTGAGGATGAGACTGAGCTCGAGCCTCTAGACCTGGTTTGGGCCAAGTGTCGAGGATATCCCTCTTATCCCGCCCTG ATCATCGACCCGGAGATGCCGGAAGAGGGTCTGCTGCTCAACGGAGTGCCCATCCCAGTCCCGCCCAAAGATGTCCTCCGACTGGGGGAGCGGAGGCAGGAGGAGAGCAGCCAGAGGCTCTACTTGGTGCTCTTCTTCGACAACAAACGAACATGGTGGGACGCGCGTTCCGGTCTTCAAGAAATGTTGCGCTCATATATACAAGAGCACTCAGTAGAGATTAATag